In the Leptolyngbya sp. CCY15150 genome, CTACGTAATCCTCTCAGCAGCGTCATCCTAGGCATTGATATATTAAAAAATATTGACTGTTCACCCGAGAAGCTGCACAAGCGTCTAGATGATATCTACGAGTCAGCTTTATCTCTTCAGAGGTTGATTGATGATCTCTTACACATGTCGTTGTTAGAGTCTGGCGTTATCCGCCTCAATTATCAAGAGGTTGACCTCGGTGAGCTAGTTCAGTCTGTCATCCAAAACTTTGAAGCGATCGCCTGCCAAAAACGACTGACTATTTTGGGGCAAGTATCCAACGCACCCAAGCAACCCGTCTCCATCGATCGCAACATGATCCATCGAATGCTGGATAACCTGCTGTCCAATGCCATTAAGTTCTCACCTATGGATGGTGAGATCCAGATGACGGTAGTCTCTTGGGACGACGCTTGTAAGATTCAGGTGATCGACTCTGGGCCAGGCGTCTCCGAGACCCTTCAGGATCGGATCTTTGAAAAGTATGAAGTTGGCACGCTTATGGATCATGTAGATCAAATTGGCTTAGGGCTAGCTTTTTGTAAGATGGTCGTGGAAGCCCATGGCGGTACTATTGGCGTGCAGTCAGCGCCATCAGCAGGCACGGTTTTTGAAGTCATTCTTCCCACGGAAGCATCCATGGCGATCGCCTGATTGCCATAGCGTTCCCAGCGACACCATCTAAACCCGAGCTGTCGCCACTAACACGATACCGACAGCTATCATGACACTGCCCGCTAGCCAGTTGAGCGATCGCCTCACCTTCACACTCACCAGCAATCTAGCCCTATCTGCCAGAATGGCATAACCCAGTTTCACCCCGCCCACCGACAGAATTGCCGTAGCAATAATGATGCCAGCGTCTACATAGGAAACCTTCGATAGATCAAGAAAAGCTGGGAAGAAACCCAAATAGAAGAAAATCGCCTTCTGATCCGCCAAGGTAATCAGCAGTCCCGTCAAAAAGCTAGATAAGTGCGATGACGGAATTGCCTCCCCAAGCTCTAGACTGACAGGCTTTGATCGGAATAGCTGAACTCCTATCAAAATCAGATAAGCAGCTCCCAGATATTTGATCAGAACAAAGAACGGGCCTATTGCCTCGATCAGCAGAGATAAGCCTAAAATGGCAATCAATATAAAAATAACATCACCTAGCACAACCCCAAGCGCCGTCAATGCTCCGTGAATCAATCCAGAGGTGGCGGCTCGGGTCGAAACGGCTAAGACACTGACACTAGGAATCGATGCCAAGACGACCATAGCGCCAAACAGAGCCAGGACATTGCCCAGGGTGATAGTGCTTTGCATGATTGGGATAGGATGATGGAATCATGAACCTGAGCCCAAGCTACCATAATACGTAGGTGAACTCAATGAAATGAAGCTATATTGCCGGGTTTCAGCTTCGCTCAATCCTCTTCTCATCAGCACAACGGTACGTTACGGCTTTGCCTAACAGATCCCTACGTCGCAGCTTATTTAACACTATTGGATAAATATCCATAAAAAAGAGGGGCGAGGAGCTGTAGTCCTCGTCGCACCTCATAGCCCAACCTGATAGTTTTACTGAAAAATCTGAAAAATCTGAATATTCTTACCTAGACTCTTGAGATAAAAGGGGACTACATACAACTAGATGGCGCTGTCGATCGATCATGATCCAACCTTCCTCTCGCAGTTGGGTGAGCAGGCGCGTCACGGTTACCCGAGTGGTGCCAATAGCATTGGCAAGCTGTTGATGGGTGAGCCGCACACCCACGCGAGTTCCTGCTTCACAGGGCTGCCCCACTTGCTGGGTCAACAATAGGATCAAATGACGTAGGCGATCTTCGACCCGACGATAGCCCACCATAGCTAGGATCGCCTCGGTTTGCTGGAGACGCCGAGCTACATGGCGGAAGATACCTTGCGCAAGGGCGGGAGATTGCTCAACCTCAGCCAAGGTCAGACGCATGAGATCTACATCCGATAGGGCGATCGCTTGATAGGGGCGAATGAGGGTGAGCGGCAAGCCAAAGGGCATAGATGAGCAAGCCAACCCCAGCAGCGACTCGTCACCGCTATCGTAGAGCGTTCCTAACTGAACCACTCCACGGCAGACCACCCAGATTTCATCTGGCTTCATGTCAATGGTCTGACCGCTGGTGTAAGGGTATAGACTTCGTCCCTGATAGAGTTCTTCAAGCAACTGACGCAGGTCAGCTTGGAGCGGCGCTTCTAGAACCGGGGAATGAAGCATAGTAACTATAATCTCGAAACGCTGGCTTCACTATAGAAGGCTCGATTAAAGGGTAGGTAATTGTAAGGTTGGGGTTTGGTTAAGGTTTGGCAATCATCGGCGATCGCCCTCGTCAATATGAAGCGATCGCAGGCGATTCAGGGCGGCAGCAAAGTCTAGCGGGCGCACCATGGCGCAATCACCGCTAGGATAGCCCGTGAGCACATCAAAGCCCTGGGCTTGAATCCGGTCAATCCAGTCCTGGACAACAGCGGCGAGACTGGCGCGGGGCGAGGTGTCATGGAGGGCAGCGATCGCTAGGCCGATGGTGCGCAGTTGGGCTGGATCGACCAATTGCTCAACCGCTGATAGATCAATGGTTTCAGGGCCAATCTGGATCTCATCTAGATCGCGAACGGTTACCTTGATGCGGCGATCGTCCCGTCCGCCTAGCCCTTGAACCCTGGGCACCCTGGGCGTCAGTACCCCAAAGTGCTGCCCACCCTCCGGCCTGCGCTGGCTTGCATACTCTTGAGCGATCGCCCTGGCCTGTTGGGTCACCTCTTGGGGCACATACTGCGTCATTGCGATCACCGTATCCGCCACATCAAAGTAATCGCCACTGCCGCCCATCACCAAAAGGGTGGAGACACCGTAGTCTTGATAGAGCTGGCGAATTTTGTCTAGAAAGGGCGTAATGGGCTCCTGATCCTTGGCAATCAGCGCCTGCATCCGGCGATCGCGAATCATAAAATTCGTGGCGGAGGTATCTTCATCCACCAAGAGCGTATGGGCTCCCGCCTGCACCGCTTCAATCGTATTAGCAGCTTGGGAGGTGCTACCGCTAGCATTGTCGCTGGAAAAGTGCTGGGTCGATCGCCCTTGGGGAAGATGGTTAATAAACGGAGAAATGTTGACCCGGACGATGCTACGGCCATCCTCAGCCCGAATCTTCATCGCAGTGGGCTCCGTCACCACCCGCTCTCGGCCGTCCCCAGGAATGTGGTTATACACTCCCGTGGCGATCGCATTCAGCAGCGTTGATTTGCCATGGTAGCCGCCCCCCACAATCAGACTAATGCCTTGGGGAATGCCCATACCGGTGACCGGGCCGCGATTGGGACAGGTGAGCTCTACCCGCAGAGAGGGTGGCGACTGAAATGGAATAGAATCCACATCTAAAGGGCGATCGTCGATCCCGCTGCGGCGCGG is a window encoding:
- a CDS encoding hybrid sensor histidine kinase/response regulator; the protein is MKPVSILVVDDEADNFDVVETLLSHPLYEEFQAECYQLHYADSGQEAIALLGICKPDLILLDVMMPEMDGIEVCRYIKSQKQWQAVPIIMVTALNSKADLARCLSAGADDFISKPVNSTELQARVHSMLRIKHQHDDLQNLLELREDMVKMIIHDLRNPLSSVILGIDILKNIDCSPEKLHKRLDDIYESALSLQRLIDDLLHMSLLESGVIRLNYQEVDLGELVQSVIQNFEAIACQKRLTILGQVSNAPKQPVSIDRNMIHRMLDNLLSNAIKFSPMDGEIQMTVVSWDDACKIQVIDSGPGVSETLQDRIFEKYEVGTLMDHVDQIGLGLAFCKMVVEAHGGTIGVQSAPSAGTVFEVILPTEASMAIA
- a CDS encoding LysE family translocator, with translation MQSTITLGNVLALFGAMVVLASIPSVSVLAVSTRAATSGLIHGALTALGVVLGDVIFILIAILGLSLLIEAIGPFFVLIKYLGAAYLILIGVQLFRSKPVSLELGEAIPSSHLSSFLTGLLITLADQKAIFFYLGFFPAFLDLSKVSYVDAGIIIATAILSVGGVKLGYAILADRARLLVSVKVRRSLNWLAGSVMIAVGIVLVATARV
- a CDS encoding Crp/Fnr family transcriptional regulator gives rise to the protein MLHSPVLEAPLQADLRQLLEELYQGRSLYPYTSGQTIDMKPDEIWVVCRGVVQLGTLYDSGDESLLGLACSSMPFGLPLTLIRPYQAIALSDVDLMRLTLAEVEQSPALAQGIFRHVARRLQQTEAILAMVGYRRVEDRLRHLILLLTQQVGQPCEAGTRVGVRLTHQQLANAIGTTRVTVTRLLTQLREEGWIMIDRQRHLVVCSPLLSQESR
- a CDS encoding ABC-ATPase domain-containing protein, which gives rise to MSTHHHLSQTLLNLDRQSYKAYKQLQGTYTFPGFTLIIDHVQGDPFAAPSRVRVQVPQQGTHGAGFPADLMRSPSRHLALRDYLHRQVYRAAHQGRSQRGSGKSGLISMAAPVQQVLDRNAVLLDDHQIEVRFVVGLPAQGRSILGRQAAALLCDDIPKLVARSLRYDVLDADQMRQHVETVEDADALRSHLKERGLVAFIADGAILPRRSGIDDRPLDVDSIPFQSPPSLRVELTCPNRGPVTGMGIPQGISLIVGGGYHGKSTLLNAIATGVYNHIPGDGRERVVTEPTAMKIRAEDGRSIVRVNISPFINHLPQGRSTQHFSSDNASGSTSQAANTIEAVQAGAHTLLVDEDTSATNFMIRDRRMQALIAKDQEPITPFLDKIRQLYQDYGVSTLLVMGGSGDYFDVADTVIAMTQYVPQEVTQQARAIAQEYASQRRPEGGQHFGVLTPRVPRVQGLGGRDDRRIKVTVRDLDEIQIGPETIDLSAVEQLVDPAQLRTIGLAIAALHDTSPRASLAAVVQDWIDRIQAQGFDVLTGYPSGDCAMVRPLDFAAALNRLRSLHIDEGDRR